The following is a genomic window from Aphelocoma coerulescens isolate FSJ_1873_10779 chromosome 5, UR_Acoe_1.0, whole genome shotgun sequence.
AGTGTTTCTTTTGAACTATCAAAGCAATTGCTGCCTGCTTTtactcttaagaaaaaaaaaaaaaaaaggaaaaaaaaatccccccaaaccctgacTCGAATTTAATACTTACAGCTGTGTGTTTATAAGGTTTATTCAATAGACCCTTGTAATCTGATCCAAATGTTTCCTAGCGgatgtttcttttccaaagtAAATCTGAATTATTAATCCAGCCGCATCATTACTGCGTTGgaatttgcttctctttttccccctgccccccgtAACAAGGCACCTCTGTGCTCCGTGGCGCCGCATCTCGCCGGGGAGATGATTTTGGAGAGGCGAGGGAAGGAAAAGCTAATGGGAAAAAGTCTCCCTGAGCGGGGAGGCGAGATGGGAAGGGGTGGACCGCTCCAGGTGCGGGTGAGCCagcggtgccggggcaggagcggtgccggggcaggagctgctccggTCCGGCCGGGAGGGATGCGTGGGGGAGCGGAGAGGAGCCGGTGGCTGCCGGGCAGGTGAAGCGTGGGTGTGAGCTGTGGCTGTGCCGGGGCCGTGGCTGGGTGCCCCGAGGCTGACGTGCTCGTTTGCTTGTCTTACCACTTCccccccctccctgctccactCCAGAGCACCTGGAGACCGTCCCGGGTCCCAGCGAGGCGCCCCGGATCCGCTTCGTCTTCAACCTCAGCAGCGTGCCGGAAAACGAGGTGATCTCCTCGGCGGAGCTGCGGCTGTACCGGGAGCAGGTGGAGGAGCCGAGCGCGGCGTGGGAGAGGGGCTTCCACCGGATAAACATTTATGAAGTGATGAAGCCGCTGTCGGAGCGCGCCCAGGCCATTACGCGCCTGCTGGACACGCGGCTGGTGCACCACAACGTGACGCGCTGGGAGACCTTTGATGTGAGCCCGGCCGTGATCCGGTGGACCAAGGACAAGCAGCCGAACCACGGGCTGGTGATCGAGGTTACCCACCTCCACCACGCACAGACTCATCAGGGCAAACACGTCAGGATTAGCCGATCTTTACCTCAAGGGCGCGGGGACTGGGCGCAGCTCAGGCCGCTCCTGGTCACTTTTGGGCACGACGGGCGAGGCCACGCGCTGACCCGCAGAGCCCGCCGGAGCCCCAAGCACCAGCGTTCCcgcaagaacaaaaaaaactgCCGCCGCCATGCCCTCTATGTGGATTTCAGCGACGTGGGCTGGAACGACTGGATCGTGGCACCCCCGGGGTACCAGGCGTTTTACTGCCACGGGGACTGCCCCTTCCCTCTGGCCGACCACCTCAACTCCACGAACCACGCCATCGTGCAGACGCTGGTGAACTCCGTGAACTCCAGCATTCCCAAGGCCTGCTGTGTGCCCACGGAGCTCAGCGCCATCTCCATGCTCTACCTGGATGAGTATGACAAGGTGGTCCTGAAAAACTACCAGGAGATGGTGGTGGAGGGGTGCGGGTGCCGCTGACCCCCTTCCCCACcgccctctcctccccttctctctccctcccgTCCTACCCCAGAACTGCTTGCTATAGCTGGACTCTTCTCTAAACTAAACGTTCACCTTGACCTTATTTATGACTTTATGTGCAAATGTTTTTGACAATAATGATCATATATTTtgacaaaatatatttataactacatattaaaagaaaaaaataaaatgagtcATTATTTTAAAGGTAAATGCATTTTGTGTCTCGCCTCTCAGGGTGCTGctgaggctgtgctggctgggagTGCAGCCGGGAGTTTATCTTGTCTCCTTATCTTCTTACCCCCTCCTCCTTCACTCCTTTCCCCCCAtccttttttcatttaaaggCTTTGCAAACTTTAGTCTTTCTGTTTCTCACCAAGGTACTTCGGGTGCCCcggtgctggggctgtgcctcGTGGGAGATGAGGGTCCCTGGGGATTTAAGAGCCGCTGGGAATAGAGCCGACCTTGCTAACCTGGCCCAAGCCTTTCCAAAGCAACCCAccaaaaatgcatttgaaaagaAGGTGAAGatttacctgagggctttatgCTAAACCTGCTGGGTTTTATACCCTTTCTCTGACTTCAGGATTCCCCAGGTTTTAAAACTATTAacattttccccctctcctcccctccccactgGAGATTGGGAAGCTTCAAAGGTTTCCACGGGTCCTTTGAAGATCAAATCGCTCCATtacaatgccaaaaaaaaaaaaaaaagatatctgGAGCAGTTAAATATGTGTTAGCTAATAGctacctgtgctgtgtcctttCTAAATTGCTTCCGAGCAGGAAGGTGATTGGAGCCAAGCAGGTACAGTTGGAGGTATCCAGGGCCTTGAAAATCCTGCCTCAAATGCATTGgaggggctgtgtttggcttgGAAAATAGGGAGCTGTGCCTGGAATGGGTGGTGTGGGGCCGTCgtgggagtggggagggggcagcagggtgagggtgtgtgatgctttcttttttttcttcttttttcttcttttcctttaatgATTGAAGCTTTCCAACCCTCCGAAAGGGGCAGCTTAGTTGAAACCAATAAAAACTGGAGCGGAAAGCTTGCCAAAAGCCTTGGCTCCCTGAAGAGTGCAGGTGGAGAGAGGAGATGGGAGCTGCGGGGGGGAGGCGAGCGTGGCCCTGTGGTTCTCTcggaaagaaaaaaccccagccctcgACCTCCTCTGTGCCAGTGAGACTTTCCCACCCCTCCATCCCAGTGGTGTTCAAGCCACAGGGTCCCATCTGCTGCTGGAGAGCTCTCGAGTGTctctgggtgctggggggtCCTCCCAGGCTCCCAGCACCCCATGGAGGAATGATGGGTGTTGGGTCTCCGGGGCCCCCTCGGCCCCGAGCTGACACTCTCATTCCTGCCTTTAGAAGGGAAATGTGTGGCCTGGGGCATCGGCGACCTGCTGCCTCCCCTTTGATGCCTGCATATCAGACATAGCCATGCCAAAGAAAGAATTTCATTTTGAAGTGGCATCAGCTAAAGGCGAGCGCCTTTCAGCTGCCTGACAGGGCAATTACACACATCTCCCTCGATAACCCCGGGtcgggtgggaaaaggggtctCCGGgccccccggcagccctggATGTCGGGCAGCCACTGTGGGGAGGGTAccttgggaaaagaaaaaatttaaaaatcactgtGACTTTACTAAAAAGAAAGAGGCTTCTCCCAGGTTTGCTTCCCTGTTCGTCGGTGCATCCCGGGTTGTCCTGGAGGCTGTGAGGTTTTCGTGGGGCTGAGCAGCATCTGCACAAATGCCTCTTGGATTTAGGTCATTCTTGCTGGAGGAGCCTCCGACTGCTTCGCTGCGTTCCTGCTGCTTTATGGAGCTGTTTATTTTGGTGCTTCTTTTTGCATTGCCTTTCAACGATGAAATCAAAGTTTTGACCCTGTGGAGGCACAGGCACTTGCTTTTCCATAGGTGCTGCTCTTGTCCTGAGGCCtttgggagatttttctttGCCTGAGCTGGTGAGATCCTGCATGGGGTGTTCTGCTCAGAAAGtgtaggaaaaaaagtcaactgtttaaaaaaaaaaattctgaagtaTTTTAATTATGTAAAATTTATAGGAATCTAAACTGTGGCTATAAACCTGCTGACAGTAAACGTGATCTCAGTGACAAAATACTCATAGATGCATTAAGGAATTTATTCATCACAGCTGAACTTCTGTGTTTTACACTGAGCACAGGGGCTGAGCGttcctgtccctgtgtgtgtccttGTCACACGTGGGTGGCAAACTGCTGCATAACCATGTCTGATTGGAGAGGCACTTAGTGAAATTCTCAAACTGCTAAATcatttaaaaataggaaaacacAACAGAATTGTAGAGAAGCCAGAATTAGGCCTTTTCTCGTTTCCATCTGACAGCCAGTGGTGTTTTTTCCCCACCACTTCAATTTATGCTGGGTTTCACCTGGGCTCTCTTCACCATCCTGTCAAGGAGGAGCAGGGTTGCTCTTGGGAAGCTGGGAGTGAAGTGCTGGTGCAGAGACCCTGGAATTCCACACAGTATTTCTGGCCATTGTTTTGTGCATTTCTTGCAGCAGTTATGGGGTTTAATCCCGTGCTGGAATTAATGTGGTGACTGATCCTGTCTGTTTGCTGAGTGCTCCGTGCTAGGGAAGTGCTGGTTTGGTTTCAACAGGGAGTGACCTGGAGTGAGGCTTAGTCTCAGGCAACCAGTGCTTATCTTTGCTTAAAAATACGACAAATTTATAGTGCCATCATCCCTCTGACCATGGAACTTACTCTTTGCAAATGTGACTTATTTCAGAGGGAGAGCTGTGTTTGTGTTGGCTGGTGTAGGGATCCCTGGGAGGTCTGAGATAAAGCATATCAGTTTAATCCCCCCCTTATTCAATCCAAGCTGTGAACAAAAGGGGAGCAGGTTGAAGGTGGGTCTGCAGCCACTTCCCCCCATCCGGTGTCCTGGCAGCTGTGCCCATGGTCCAACATTCCAAGAAGTGTGAGCTGGATGGGAGATGCTCTGCAGCTCACCACGATCCCACTCACCACTTTCTCCAGGAAGGCTGTAGCTTTGGATACCTAAAAAGTACTGTGTGCCTGGCTTATGGGTATTggaaaggaggagaagatcTCAGTGGGGTTTGCCAGCTCCCTACACTCCAGTGGTCACAGTGGCAGTGGTGAGAGCCGCTTGGTGCTCTGGAATGATGTCACTGCTGAGCACAGGTGAGAGTGTGGGGTCAGGTAGGCTGGAAAATGGGGTCCCAGGCTCTGCCATGTGTCAGGAGCTCCCCCCGGAGACCTGTGGTTACACCGATCCCATCCCCAACCCTTTCCCTCTTGGCTTGTAGGATCCTAAGACTCTTCAGGCAGGTGTAAATCCACCCCCAAGTCCAAGCTCTAAGCACCAGATTGAGCAAAGCTGCTGCCCCAGAGATGCCGTGGCTGAGGAGGCTGCAGAGACAGCCAGGCTTTGCTTGCAGCCACAGGGGCAAAGGCTTTGCAAATTCGTTTCTAAAAACACAAATGGGTTTGGAAGAGAAGCACCGAGGTTTGCACATTGCTGTTCTGGGAAGAGCATGGAGGCTTTGCTGCAGAGCCAGCAAAGGAACACTgggcccttccctgctgcactgcTTGGACACCTCTGGAAAACTTCTCACCCATCACAAAATGATGAGCACAGTCAGGCTGGGATGCCTTGGAAATCTTGGCATCAACAGAGGCTTTGTTCTCTTTGTCCTGGGGTTTCATAGCATAAGAGCAGATCTGAATGTCCTCTGCTGTGGAGTCTGGGGGGAGTCTGAAATCACAGGACCAAAACAGGTAAGAGGAGATATCACTGAGCCCCTATAGATAAGGATCTTGAGCACAGAGAGATGAAGAGACTTGGGCAGAGTCATGTATGAAGAGCAGGTAGAGCCAGAAGAGGTATCTGACATCTCAGTCTGTGTCCTGTGGTGCAGCACAAAACTCTTCTCTGGTCTAGAGTCTGGCCTTCTGAAGATCCATCACTTCACCTCAAACCAGAGGTGGATTCCTGTATAATATAAAGGAGAGGAAGCTGCAAAGTCCATGTTGTATTATAGGCAGAAGTGATAATGACAGGGAGCATCAGAAATGGCCCAGACAATGCTCATCTACTTCATGGATCCTGCATTCAAGTTTGAAAGCGTAAAACAGGATTTTCAATACCCTTTTTTCACCTGGCTTCTTAAAGAAGTGCCTCAAACTTGCTCCTTGGTTGACTGCAGAGCACCCACTAAGACACAAGCAGTGAAGGAAAAATTCCATCAGTCACTTGCCCCTTAGCAGAGCCCAAGAAGGTCTGAAGGTTCCATGGGGAACTCTGGCTCTGCTGGATCAGCTGTGAGTTATTTATTCCACCCAGCAGATGAAAAAAATGTGCTGGGACTTTGGTTCTCAGTGGTCCATCCAGAACTTGCCCCAGCTTGGACCTCTGTGCTGTTTTTTACACAGTCAGAACTTTTCATCCACTGCCTCCTGCTCATGCCTTGATTCCATATTTTACACAAGAATAGCAAGATCCCACTGATCCCTTGTGTTCTCCCAGAACTCTGGCTTGGCTTTGTGGAGAGCTGCTCTGAGCCCATTTGCTGAGCAATGGCGGCGGAGTTAATGGGATCCATGTCCACAAGAGGcaccatggaatcacagaatactttgggatggaagggacctttaaagggcttagagtccaacccccctgcaatgagcagggacataaAATCTCAGAGTCCCAGAATggcttgtgttggaagggaccttaaaactcaccttgttccaccccctgccatagcagggacaccttccactatcccaggttgctccaagcaccatccaacctggccttggacacttccagggatggggtatcactcccagccccagagctgtgctACAGACCATGAGGGCTGCCCAGACCTTTTGCTCAAACAAGGCCATCACCAGTAGGATTTCATCCTAGAAAGGACCTGAGCTGCCCATTGTGTAACATCAGGGTGCCAAGGAAATCCTTATCCAAACCCTATGCTTTGGATCTGTCCATGTGCTCCAGGCGTGGCTGCAACTTGAGGTGCTTTACACCATCAGCATTTCTTCCGGTCTGCTTtcagctgctggcacagaaTGTATTTATAGATGCAGATTTTCCTTTCCACTTTTGGTctgattctcctttttttcctggagatCACAGATGTGCAGATCCAGGGAGACCGCATGGTTCCTGGAGGAGACATTGGCCCTCAGTTCTAGCAGACTATGGATGGGAAATGTTGAAGTTACTCTATATTCacaatgaaaaaaaggaaagaagtccATGCTAATTTTCTCCATCTAGTGCTGTGGGAGAAGTCAGGAGCTCAGCAGGTCTATAACAACTTTTTTCTGCAGCACCCATCAGTCTCCAGCTATTTACAGGTCAGAGCTTCCAGATCCAAAATCAGGGTCACTGTATTTAATAGGCCACTGTGAACTTTACTTCCAGTAATTTATAGAATTACTTTATAAAtcttaaaactttttttctcagtgTAATCCTGTGCCAGAGATTCCCACACTTTGTTTATCCATTCCTTTTGAACTGTTGCCTTTTATTGGTTTTGAAACCATCACCTAGAAGTTCATCTTCATGTCCCACAGTTCTTATGTTTTTGGACACAGTGGAGTCCCACAGGCAAAGAGCAAGTGGTTTTCCAAGTAATCCACCTGCCCCTCACCTGTTCCTTCAGTAATATGAGATTATATGTTATGAAGTGATCTCCTGATACAGACAATGCTCTTTTACAGCTCAGACTTGAGGGAAGATGGTGACAATCTGCAGTGCTGTTATTGGCTTTGCAGGTTTTGCCTGGGCTGTAATGCACACCTGCTATTCAGTACTGGAATCCTTCATGCCAAGATTAGCTCAGAAATGCCAAATTGATTTTACACCTCAccaggggagccctggacaGGATGTGGAGGTTGAAGGATGTTTAATTGGGAATTAAATAAATAGAAGTAAGCACTCTGCTTGAATGCCACACTAAGCAGTTATCTCTGAAAGAGGAGCACTGGGGAGCTCAGTGAAGAGCCACCTATgtccttttttccctgtcttttggaacaacctggtctaatggaaggtgtccctgcccatggcaggggatggaacaagatgagctttaaggtcccttccaacacaaaccagtctgtgattctatgaaaatgc
Proteins encoded in this region:
- the BMP4 gene encoding bone morphogenetic protein 4 isoform X1, giving the protein MIPGNRMLMVILLCQVLLGGTNHASLIPETGRKKVAELQGQAGSGRRSAQSHELLRGFETTLLQMFGLRRRPQPSKSAVIPSYMLDLYRLQSGEEEESLQEISLQYPERSTSRANTVRSFHHEEHLETVPGPSEAPRIRFVFNLSSVPENEVISSAELRLYREQVEEPSAAWERGFHRINIYEVMKPLSERAQAITRLLDTRLVHHNVTRWETFDVSPAVIRWTKDKQPNHGLVIEVTHLHHAQTHQGKHVRISRSLPQGRGDWAQLRPLLVTFGHDGRGHALTRRARRSPKHQRSRKNKKNCRRHALYVDFSDVGWNDWIVAPPGYQAFYCHGDCPFPLADHLNSTNHAIVQTLVNSVNSSIPKACCVPTELSAISMLYLDEYDKVVLKNYQEMVVEGCGCR
- the BMP4 gene encoding bone morphogenetic protein 4 isoform X2, with translation MFGLRRRPQPSKSAVIPSYMLDLYRLQSGEEEESLQEISLQYPERSTSRANTVRSFHHEEHLETVPGPSEAPRIRFVFNLSSVPENEVISSAELRLYREQVEEPSAAWERGFHRINIYEVMKPLSERAQAITRLLDTRLVHHNVTRWETFDVSPAVIRWTKDKQPNHGLVIEVTHLHHAQTHQGKHVRISRSLPQGRGDWAQLRPLLVTFGHDGRGHALTRRARRSPKHQRSRKNKKNCRRHALYVDFSDVGWNDWIVAPPGYQAFYCHGDCPFPLADHLNSTNHAIVQTLVNSVNSSIPKACCVPTELSAISMLYLDEYDKVVLKNYQEMVVEGCGCR